A single Phragmites australis chromosome 4, lpPhrAust1.1, whole genome shotgun sequence DNA region contains:
- the LOC133916905 gene encoding ras-related protein RABF1-like produces MGCSSSVPARSTGGLNNINNDSSSATDSKDLRAKLVLLGDSGVGKSCIVLRYVRGQFDPTSKVTVGASFLSQTLALEDSTIVKFEIWDTAGQERYAALAPLYYRGAAAAIVVYDITSPESFSKAQYWVKELQKHGSPGIVMVLVGNKADLHENRSVSYQDAQEYAEKNNMFFIETSAKTADNINQLFEEIAKRLPRPTAS; encoded by the exons ATGGGTTGCTCCTCCTCCGTGCCAG CGAGAAGTACAGGAGGACTGAACAATATCAACAACGATAGCTCTTCTGCCACTGATTCCAAGGACTTGCGTGCTAAG TTGGTATTGCTGGGAGACTCGGGTGTTGGGAAAAGCTGCATTGTTCTTCGCTATGTTCGTGGTCAGTTTGATCCTACTTCCAAG GTAACTGTTGGTGCATCTTTTTTATCGCAAACATTGGCACTGGAAGACTCAACAATAGTGAAGTTTGAAATTTGGGATACTGCTGGGCAGGAGAG GTATGCTGCCTTGGCACCACTTTACTACagaggagctgctgctgcaatTGTTGTCTATGACATAACCAGTCCAGAATCATTTAGCAAAGCACAATACTGGGTAAAG GAACTTCAGAAACATGGTAGTCCTGGAATTGTAATGGTTTTGGTTGGTAATAAGGCTGATCTACATGAAAATCGAAGTGTATCTTACCAG GATGCACAAGAGTACGCAGAGAAGAACAATATGTTTTTCATTGAGACGTCAGCAAAGACAGCTGATAATATAAACCAACTGTTTGAG GAAATTGCAAAGAGGTTGCCCAGGCCAACGGCGTCTTGA